CCGCCGACCGCACCGCCTGCGCGGGCCTCACCGTGGCCGCGGGCACCTACGACTGGACGGTCGAACACGACGGCCGCACGCGCGCCTACCGCGTCCACGTTCCCACCGGCTACGACGCCACCAGGCCCACGCCCGTGGTGTTCAGCTTCCACGGCTTCGGCTCCAACGAGGTGGAGCAGGAGGCGCTGAGCGCCTTCTCCACGCTGGGCGACACCGAGGGCTTCATCTCCGTGTACCCGCGCGGCCTCAACTTCCCGGAAATCTTCGGGCAGGGGGAGCCGGACAGCCGGGGCTGGAATGGCGTCGCGTGCTGCGGCCCGGCGCAGGTCGCCAACGTGGACGACGTGGGCTTCGTGGACGCGCTGCTCGCGGACCTGGACACGCGCGTGTGCACGGATCCGCGCCGCGTCTTCGCCAGCGGCTTCTCCAATGGCGGCTTCTTCTCCTACCGGCTCGCGTGTGAGCGCGCCCAGCGCTTCGCCGCCATCGCGCCCGTCGCGGGCATGCAGGGACTGGCGGACTGCGCTCCGTCGCGGCCCGTCCCCGTGCTTCACTTCCACGGCTCCGACGACCCGACCATCCTCTACGGCGGCGGCAACAACATCCCCGCCGGCAGGCCCTACCCGTCCGCGGCCGAGTCCGTGCGCCGCTTCGCCGAGCGCAATGGCTGCACCGGCCCGGACCAGCAGACGTATCAGCAGGGCAACGCCACCTGCGTGGCCGCCACCGGCTGCACGCCGGAGAGCGCCTCCGCGGTCCTGTGCACCGTCCTGGGCGGCAAGCACTCCTGGCCCGGACAGACGGCCTACAATGAAGACACGGCGGACGTGAACGCCACGCAGGAGATGTGGCGCTTCTTCCAGGCCCGCCCCCGGCCCTGAAGGAGCACGCCACGCCGCCCCGCGCCCTCATCCTCAACGCCGACGACCTGGGCTACGACCCGGGCATCACCCGGGGCCTCCTGAAGGCCCTGCGCGAGGGCGTCGTCTCCTCCGCCACGCTGCTGGTGAACACGCCGTGGTCGGAGGAGGCCGCGCGACAGGCCGGGGGGCTCGCCATCGGGTTGCACCTGAACCTGGACCGGGGTCCGCCCGTCGGCCCTGGCTTCCCGCGCGAGTGGCGCTCCATGGACGGAGGCTTCATCGGAGCCATGGTGGACGCGCTCCCGGCGGACGTGGTGGAGGCGGAGGCCCTCGCGCAGCTGGGCCGGGCGGAGCGACTGCTGGGCCGACCCGCCACGCACCTGGATGTGCACAAGCACCTGCACCGCCACCCCCAGGTGCTGGAGGGACTGGCGCGGGTCGCCCGGCGCGCGGGCCTGCCGGTGCGGTCCATCGACGCGGGCATGCGCGACGCGCTCCGGGCCCGGGGCGTGGCCACGAATGATCACTTCATGGGGGAGTCCGGGGAAGCGGCGTACTGGACGCAGGAGCGCTTCGCGGCGGCCGTGGCGGCGCTCCCCGGCGAGGGCGTCACGGAGTGGATGTGCCATCCGGGCCACCTGCCGGAGGTCGTCACCAGCCGCTATGCGGCGCAGCGCGAGGTGGAGCTGGCCACCTTCCTCCATCCGCGCACCCGTGAGGCGCTGGACCGGGGGGCCCTGCGGCCCACGGACTTCCGCGTGCTCCACGCCGCCTGAGCGGGCGCGGCCTACGACGCGAGCGCGGCCTCCGGCTCCGCGTGCGACACGCACCGGCGCCGCTCCCGGGTCAGCATGTTGCGCACGCCCGCGAGCAGCTCGTCCGCGCGGTAGGGCCGGGAGCACAGCGCGGTGTTCTCCTGCGCCCACCACGGCCGCGTGTCCCCCGCCAGCAGGATGGGCACCGGCCGCGCGCGGGGCAGCGTGGCGAACGTCTCCAGGAACGAGCCCACCTGGGACTGCGTGGCGCTCGTCGACAGCACGATGAGGTCCACGGGCAGGTGCGTCGCCTTGCGCAGGGCCTCCGCGCCGCTCTGCACGGTGAATACCTCGAAGCCCTCCGCCCGGAGCGTGCGCTCCGCCGAGGCCTCCTGGCCCCGGTCCTCGTCCAGCACCAGCACGCGGCGCGGCAGCTTGCGCACCTCGTGCGCCGCCATGCGCGGCAGGTCCAGCGTGAAGGTGG
This region of Corallococcus soli genomic DNA includes:
- a CDS encoding extracellular catalytic domain type 1 short-chain-length polyhydroxyalkanoate depolymerase yields the protein MRLRLLALVASSLLMTTAACDSTSDEGPAPSPDAGTQGPGPTEGDVAPADRTACAGLTVAAGTYDWTVEHDGRTRAYRVHVPTGYDATRPTPVVFSFHGFGSNEVEQEALSAFSTLGDTEGFISVYPRGLNFPEIFGQGEPDSRGWNGVACCGPAQVANVDDVGFVDALLADLDTRVCTDPRRVFASGFSNGGFFSYRLACERAQRFAAIAPVAGMQGLADCAPSRPVPVLHFHGSDDPTILYGGGNNIPAGRPYPSAAESVRRFAERNGCTGPDQQTYQQGNATCVAATGCTPESASAVLCTVLGGKHSWPGQTAYNEDTADVNATQEMWRFFQARPRP
- a CDS encoding carbohydrate deacetylase; protein product: MALLPGPPPALKEHATPPRALILNADDLGYDPGITRGLLKALREGVVSSATLLVNTPWSEEAARQAGGLAIGLHLNLDRGPPVGPGFPREWRSMDGGFIGAMVDALPADVVEAEALAQLGRAERLLGRPATHLDVHKHLHRHPQVLEGLARVARRAGLPVRSIDAGMRDALRARGVATNDHFMGESGEAAYWTQERFAAAVAALPGEGVTEWMCHPGHLPEVVTSRYAAQREVELATFLHPRTREALDRGALRPTDFRVLHAA